Proteins co-encoded in one Ralstonia sp. RRA genomic window:
- a CDS encoding RNA polymerase sigma factor: MSCDSSAPPLLAVLVRHYDELVDLLRRRFGADRGFARDVVHDVCVSLLAEPPRQPVTAPVAYLRRATVNLAIDRHRVETARGAWVESADELPEPADEAPGHDRHIDASRELDRLSEAIALLPPRCQQVFVLHKIHEMPQAEVAIRLGISRKAVEKHIRLGMMACRTALDRPAAAPPR, translated from the coding sequence GTGTCCTGCGATTCCTCCGCCCCGCCCTTGCTTGCCGTGCTGGTCCGTCACTACGACGAGCTGGTCGATCTGCTGCGCCGGCGCTTTGGCGCGGACCGAGGCTTTGCGCGGGATGTCGTCCATGACGTGTGCGTGAGCCTGCTTGCGGAGCCGCCGCGCCAGCCGGTCACGGCGCCCGTGGCCTACCTGCGGCGCGCGACCGTCAACCTGGCGATCGACCGGCACCGCGTGGAAACGGCCCGTGGCGCGTGGGTCGAGTCCGCCGACGAACTGCCCGAACCCGCCGACGAAGCCCCCGGCCACGACCGCCACATCGACGCCAGCCGTGAGCTGGATCGCCTGTCGGAAGCCATCGCTCTGTTGCCGCCGCGCTGCCAGCAGGTGTTTGTGCTGCATAAGATCCACGAGATGCCGCAGGCCGAGGTGGCGATAAGATTGGGGATTTCGCGCAAGGCGGTCGAAAAGCACATCCGGCTCGGCATGATGGCCTGCCGTACGGCGCTGGACCGCCCGGCAGCCGCACCGCCGCGCTGA
- a CDS encoding FecR domain-containing protein, which translates to MPPPPDDFSREDDSLARHRSTLRARFAMPELPAHAPRRRAPMVAAGIVALLGAVLWADPAWHTQRYVTAAGERQHLTLPDGSDLTLNTRTVAEVEWHLRSRQVRLVDGEALFDVRHSTWRPFVVRAGKTTVRVVGTAFNVRRADPRVTVTVLRGRVHMEEASGDAVLLTARQAAESFNGTLTARAAPDPGAAIAWKDGKLMFDRTPLAQAVADINRYRATPAVLTDPALGRLQISGVFDSARTDALLDLLPSILPVAVHREANDTVRILARGITR; encoded by the coding sequence ATGCCCCCCCCACCCGACGACTTCTCCCGCGAGGACGACAGCCTGGCGCGCCACCGCAGCACGCTCCGGGCGCGCTTTGCCATGCCGGAATTGCCGGCGCACGCGCCGCGTCGGCGGGCACCGATGGTCGCGGCCGGTATCGTCGCGCTGCTCGGTGCGGTGCTGTGGGCGGATCCGGCCTGGCATACGCAGCGCTATGTCACGGCCGCAGGCGAACGCCAGCACCTCACCCTGCCGGACGGCAGCGACCTCACCCTCAACACGCGCACGGTTGCCGAAGTGGAATGGCACCTGCGGTCGCGGCAAGTTCGTCTCGTCGACGGTGAGGCGCTGTTCGACGTGAGGCATTCAACGTGGCGACCCTTTGTGGTGCGCGCGGGCAAGACGACCGTGCGCGTGGTTGGCACCGCCTTCAACGTGCGACGCGCCGATCCGCGTGTCACGGTGACGGTGCTGCGCGGCCGCGTACATATGGAAGAGGCTTCGGGCGATGCCGTGCTGCTGACCGCCCGCCAGGCAGCCGAGTCGTTCAACGGCACACTCACCGCGCGCGCCGCGCCCGACCCCGGCGCCGCCATCGCCTGGAAAGACGGCAAGCTGATGTTCGACCGCACGCCGCTGGCCCAGGCCGTGGCCGACATCAACCGCTATCGCGCAACGCCCGCCGTGCTGACCGATCCGGCACTGGGTCGCCTGCAGATCTCGGGCGTGTTCGACAGCGCGCGCACGGATGCACTGCTCGATCTGCTGCCGTCCATCCTGCCGGTTGCCGTCCACCGTGAGGCCAACGACACCGTGCGCATTCTCGCCCGCGGCATCACACGCTAA